Part of the Prunus dulcis chromosome 8, ALMONDv2, whole genome shotgun sequence genome is shown below.
ATCACACTACTACACCTTGAGCATGTTGTGTTTTGAGCTTTGCCGCATTGTGAATGATATCTAAAAACTGAGTTTTTATTGTGAAAACTTTTAAGTAATGTGCATCAGTCGCCCTCTCCTCGGAAAATGTTCGGAAAGattgttttaagttttgtttaGTTTCTGTTTTGCTTGAGGACTAGTAAAAGATAAGTTTGGAAAGTTTGTTGGGTTTATTTTTGTACATGATTTATCATGTTATTCACCAATGTTTTGAGTTAATTCTtggattaaaatattaataaagtaattaaaacTTAAAGCAAAATATTATACaaatcaaaaaattataacaattttagAGAAACACATCTTGCAATTGAGGggtttccaattttccatagACTTAGAAACCTAAGTAAGAGGTAGCATACCCAATTCTTGTTCCAACATGAACAACGCAATGTCATGGAATGATGAGGAGAGTGATTAATCACAATCACAGAAAAACCGATGATGGAGTTAGCAAGAGAAAGCTGGGCAATGCTAAACCTCCAAGAAAATAGCATCACCAGTGGAATATGGGAAATGAAATAACAAAGATGTGGACTTTGACGCATCAAGGCCCTCTCTGTCTATGTTGAAAGCAAGGATTAAAGCTTCTGGTGAAGGAAAGTTGTTCCTAGAGTTCTTACCATTCTTCTACAATCCGAATTATGCACCCAAGTTCAAAATTGAGCTCCTTAGAAGGAAACATCCATGAATAATGAACTCTAATGGGGACTTTTACTTTCATTAAGTTGGGTCCCTTCAGAATGAACAAAGGAAGCATCTTTGTTGCGACCATTTGAACAATGATAGTGCAAAAGCAATAAGACGATGATTCCTTTGGTCCAATTAGGACTCAATTTAACCTTAGCAAGATTCTATTTCTCACCCCGCCATAGGCACAACCCAAATTCCATTCCTTATCCTGTCATTCATTATTGctatttattgtattttaattcACTTTAATGCACAAAATGTAGGTTAAGTTGATAAGGGTGGGAAGAGAGAGACATAAGACATAGATGCCCAATTTTTACTCGTCAATGCCCTATAGAGATGTCCATAATGGTTTACTCGTTAGTGCACTCGTCGCATGCCCAGTATGAGTTAGGTGGAGTTAGGAttggagtggtggtggtgagtggTAGGGTTCGTCATCGGGTCAGGCCAGTCCTAAAATTTTTGGCCCAAGGCACCCAttgccttttttgtttttgccttGCCTTATTTCCATTCcaaacatttaagtaaatgacttgtcttttttactttaatttatttgtatacTATCCATTTAGTGCCCTTTTGGCATGCTTATTTGaggtaataagtgattttataaaaaaaaataaaattgggaAGCCcagcccgtttggtaaactatgaaaaaatcacttattgtttaaaattgatgtgagagaaagctataagggaaatCAACTAATAAgatgctttcattttctaattatgaGGAAATCAGTTTGGAAGAGGCACTAggtttaatgaaatttacaaACTTCCAAAAATACCCCAATCTATTTTCACGCAATCTCTTCTCTTTGTGCGTCTTCTCCTTCGAATCCCTTTGTTTCTTCACGCCATCTCTTTCACAAAGTTCTCATTCTCTTGAATCTCCTctattcttcatttttttttaatcaattgaagCACACTCCTAAGAAGCCACAAGACTCAGGTAAGAGacatattatgtttatttcaCCACGACTGAAAATGTTGCAAATGGCTCCCGAAAATTGTCAGCATTGATGCACAACAAGAAGATGGTCCTATAGAACAAGAAAGGGAGGCATTGAGAAATTATATAGCCTCAAGTTTAATGAGTTCATCAACTTAGAAATGTATCTGATTGCTTGATTATGAGTAGTTTAGTTTTTGTTATGACCATATTATTGACAGaatatttatttgtaattgAATATATTGGATTTAACTTGAAACATTAGTTCAGAGCATTTGGatacaaatatttaattttcaacataatactttatttattttataattaaaataatttttagggTGTGATGGAAACATATTTAATACAAACTAGCCCtaaagtttacaatgtaaataaagaACTACCtccatttggattcaattaaaaatgctagaaaattaaatttccaacaaatcaaaatatgaaaatctaATTTTAGTATAAGAGACAATTTATACCAATATTGATACCTCAATAAGTCAATGTATACTTTAtactaaaatctcataaaatcaTGTTTGCTTATTTAAGATGTAAGGAATATAAACCGCCAAAAATATCATTGAAAACAGTAGTATTTCAAAAgtccatttttcatacttagtcaaattttgagagaaaacAGTTTTTCAAGTAGATGTGTACTAATCTATATTATTGTGCATCAAAATTTGACTacatatcatacatgaaataAGGCAATATAaggcaaaataaaaaacaaaatgaggCAAATGGGTGGGCCTATTTTGGCCGAGCCATGGGCAGGTCTGGCTGAGGGCGGACCAGAGGTTTTAAAATCTAAGTTCAATTCCCATCCAACCTTAGAACAGGCTGGCCCAAAGAGACCTAACTATCGGGTCAAACCAAGCTTTGACCCATCGGACCTCGAGCTACCTACTTCGGCTTGCGAGCTGCAAACCACATGATGACCCCTAGTGAGTGGTGAGTGGTGAGTGGTGACAAtacttttttaatattttagttCATATGGACAGGTTTACCCCTCAATTTAATGGTAAAATTGACAGACTTTGATAGTATGACCAATTTAATACTGAATGAAGAGTTAGAAGAcgattgaaatgaaaaaattagTTGATGGACAAAAATGATACTGGTAAGAGGTCACTCTTCCCACAACCTCCCCGTCAccaataaatattataaaagtaaaaaaataataataataaataatttataaaaaaataaaaataaaaataaaaaaactaaccTAAGAACTCACTCTCCCCACGACCTCCCCGTCACCGCTCaacccacacacacacaacacaaccTTACCCAGCAACACCCGCTGCCGTCCGCTCCCACCAGTGGTGGATCTAGGATTCTCGGTCTAGAGAGATTATAGAGTAGTACAGTACTACCACATCAGCATATGATACTTCCATTCAAAATTTGCCATGTGTCccatttaaaagaaaattaaaaatacttATACAGCTGGACTTTGACCTCCAATTTTACCCttcaaaataacattagaaaaaaaattaaaataaaagaatactCCAGCCAATCTCGGCGGTAACCCTACCCTGCCTCCTCCACCGCCTCTTTCCCTTATCTCTGCCAATTGaagtcttcttctttttgttttttttttcttgacaaTATCATTGAATCCATCTTCCTTTTATACAGTCCACCctccatctctctccctctccctcatCAGCTACCACTTTATTTTATAGTTAGTTTTAAATTCACATCCCAAAAGAACTtcttagggtttttatttcaGTTTGCTTTTCTGTAGAGTTTTCCCCTCATGGTAATCCTCAGAGTGTGATGGTTAGAATACAAAGTAATAAGAAATTGGAACATGAGGTTTTGAGGCGAGGAAGACAACTCCATGGAGAAACTGAAGGATGGGGAGAAGATGAAAGAAGTTGACAGACGATACACTACGAAGAGTTGGGTGGGTTGGTGGGGATCTTGGACTTGTAAAAAGATTGGTCGATAGAGAAATTTGTGCTGTTTGTAGAGATAGAATTGCAGGTAGTAAAATTAGCAGGAGGAGACGTTTGAGCTGTGggtttctttccttcaatgtAGAAAAGCAGAGgaatttgaaaaggaaaagagaggaaTAACAAAGATTGGGGGTGGAGGAGGACTCCGAGTTgaaggatttttattttttattttcttcttttctaattttattccAAAGGGTAAAATTGGAAGTCAAACTCCAGTTGTAtaaatagttttaattttcttttaaatatgaCACATGGCAAATTTTGAATGGGAGTATCATATGCTGACGTGGTAATACCGtactattctataatttctcctcGGTCTAAGTGGTCAAAAAGTAAAagtgttgaaatttttttaatttaaaaaaaaaacactaaaaagCATAAAGATAGAACATTTATTTAATTCTCCAAAAATTAGGATATGAGTACGTatacgaaaattaaaataatatatttattaattttgataaattgCTATTGTACTAATATATTGGTTAAATATATCACTGGGTATAGACTAAAAggtttaattaaaaaacattTGGGCCAAACCTTTTAAAAAGACCTACAGGTTATTAATAAACATTTGGGCCAGACTTATACATGGCCcagactttttttaaaaacctacAACTTGTGAAACGGTGAGTTTGACACATGGCGTTGTCTCATTGGCTTAAATAAGAACTTTGGGTGGGTTTGCTTGCACTATATCAGAACCTCTCTaaagttttaatttattattttttcactaACCCTCTCAGACTCACTCACGAAACCCACTATTTCTCTCCCGATCTGAGACTAACCCTACCTCATCGGCCGCCATCTCTATCGCGcgctctctctgtctctctgtcaaCTCGTCTCTATCGcgctcgctctctctctctctctctctctctctctcttagtcACATCTTTAAGTCTCTTAGAGACGCGAGACTCATTCTCTTTCTCCAAACCTAACCAAACATCAATCCAATATCATTGGTTTTTGGAGCGAATCCTTGTAAATTTTGGAGGGCTCTGGTTCATTCTAAGGTAATTTGTATGTATTTGGTTTGGATTCttagttgttttcattttccctaATTTAGTAGATTATTAGGGTTTCGAAATTTTGGTATTCTGTTGAAATTAACgcaattttttcttaattttgcaGTTGTTGTGCTTAGTCTCTGTGGGTTTGGATTAATAGGCAAAATTGAAGGTATAAATATTTCTATCTCAATCTCTGTGTGTGGCTTAAAAGGAATGGGAGAattagaattatatatttttaaatcatCAGCTCCACATGGCTTTACTTTAGATCTATggatttttggtattttctttctttatgtgAATATGATCTGACCTTCAATTTTAATCTTCCTGTGTTCTGTTTGTTCTGCAGATTGTTGCGTTGCAGCTTTCTGGTAAGCACTCTTATACTATGACATTTTCATGTCAATGATTTCATTGTATACtctgttcaatttttctgtaCTCAGTGTTGTGAATTATCTAATTTGTTCTTTGTAACATGATCACAGTGGTCCGAATTGCCTCGAATTGTGTCTTTGGACTGAGGTATCGTATTAATATAATTGATTTCGATGTGataaaatttatgaataaatTAGCAATGTGGTTTTCATCAATTTGAAAGATGAAATTCAGGCTTAGCTTTGCCCTTCTGCACTCTATTACTACATTTTCCTAGACGTAGACATACATGgaatttagttttgtttatgtttggatgctttctttattgttttcagatttaatttctgatttttttatcTGTGTATTTTAGGTTCGATTGTTAGCCTTGAATctgtttcaatttatttaattgagttGTCTTGAATCTGTATTTTTGGCATGAATCTACTTAACTTGTTGTTGATTAAATGCAttcattcttttatttgttttctcccttttttcctTATGTAGCATGTTTGTGTTAGTATCTTATTGATGAATGAATGCTAATATTTGggttaattagtttttttattgaataattatttattgattgaATGACTGGtctatatttgtttttcaaaggTTTAGATTCTGTCATTTTGTGCTGAACTAATCATTTCCTGCTCTGATATTCTATAGTTGTGATATTTGATCAGGATGCAGGTTTGACACTTTGTCGAATTGGAACAATGATGATGGAGAAGCCATGGGAGCtgcaaaacatgttttgtTTGCAGCTCCCTTAACTGATACAAGTGAATATATTTGGTgctttacctttttttttttttttttggtcatgggttttaaaatttaatttcgtAGTTTTATGATGATTgtgaaatttaatttgatagtttagatactttttttttaaaaaaaaaaaacaggttATAGTTGAATTTACATAATTTGGGCAAGGAAAACCTTTAATTGATGGGCTGCTTGAAAAACTGgtattgttaaaaaaataaacaatattgggcttttgaaaattcaacaatattgggcttttggaaagaaaaaaaaaattgattttgggcTCAACCCAGAACCGAACCTTGTATGTTCGGGTCGGCCCAACTTCGGGTTTCATTTTTGACTCGATCCAACCCGAGAACCGCAGTATTGGTCGGTTTGGCCCACGGGTTAGTCAAAATTTGACCCGACCCGAACCGTGCCCAGGCCTAGTGCTGCCAGATTCGAGCAGCTGCGTCTGGAAAAAGTTTAGAGAGCAGCGCAAGGCAAGCCCACAGGGGACTTTCATCGAGCACCTTGCACACAAGGGGTCGCTCAGATAACGGCCAAGGGGTCGCTGGTGGAGTCCACGGCTAGATTTCCGGCATTCCAAGGGGTCGTGTGACCCCTCTTGTCCCAACGTGCGTCCGCCACTGGCTCCCACCAAAACTCCTTGACACCCGCCCGCACCCAATCCCTTTctcctcctccccctcctGCTGCTACGTCAAAGCCCCTTGTAGAGGACAGGGAACTAAGAACAGCGCCAGGACTTTGAACGGTAAGAAGCTTACTATTACCTGCTGgaaatttagaaaaagaaagaaagaatgatACATATAGTTTTACTGGgttagatttaaaaaatacttCAGTGGCTACTTTTCGAAGGAACTCAACCCTCATTAAACCTCTCTGTGTATTAGAGACcacaagagaaagaaaatgaccaatccAGTTCAGGATTttcatgaagaagaagaagatgaccaGGGTGAGGTTTATCTTGATGAAGCTGACATTATTGGCGAAGTCGATGTTGATGATGAAGGTCCTTAGtcgactctctctctctctctctctctctctctctctctctctctattatGCATATAATATATGgaagttttattaatttcttggTCATTTGGTGTGGACTGCAGATCTTCCTGATGCAGATGATGAAATTATTGGTATGCTACTTCACTAGAACCCATCACTTTGAAACTTCTTTCATTATTTATGatatgggttttgttttcccttccCCTTGAATTAATTCGATTGATTGGTATGGTATTATGCTTTATGGTGGTTTCAGATGAGCCTGATGACTCCATGCACATATTCACTGGTCATACTGGTAAGTGATTCCCttgcttttttaattttatttatttattatttatgcaTTTCACCTGTTACCCGCATATTATGTATTCTTAATCGTCAATAAGCTTTGCTACGAGTtgttcaaattgaaaattacatttgGAAATTTGTTATttccaaaattcaaattgtTACTTCAAGCACTATATGCATATGGTGGCCGTACCTTATACATTCTTTAAATAGCAATTTTACCTTTGGAAAATAAACATCTCCTGTACATTTGTGCCTATTGTATTATATGTTGGCGCCATAACGCTAGATGCAAAATAGCTAGAGCGTTAGAGGAAATATTCTTTGTTCTTGTGTTATTACAAACTTACTATGTTAGAGGGATTTCCAGAATCTTATACTGAAGCGACTTTCCAGAATCTTGACTTTTATTTCACTCTCGAGCCCCATTGATTTGAAACTGTAGATTGGTATGTCTCTCAATGGAGTTCTTGACAGTTGCTTGCTTGTATTTAGGTTAGGAAATGAAATCTATATGACCTTTTATTGTTACTTTATCTGTCATATGCACATACACTGATTATCTTTGATTGTATTATAGAATTGGAGTGCAAAATAGCTTCGGCTTCAGTTTGATGCTTTTCTGCTGAGCTAGGCCTATGCCATGACTTGTATTACttaaaaatttggggtttcaactatttttctttccctttctgGAACAGGTGAGCTTTACACGGTTGTCTGCAGCCCAACAGATCCTACATTAGTTGCAACTGGGGGTGGAGATGACAGAGGGTTTCTTTGGAAAATTGGACAAGGAGATTGGGCGTTTGAGCTCCAAGGTTGGTGATAAGAGAACAGCTACATACTTTACGTACTTTGTTGTCCATAATTATTCACTTTAGTGCTTTTGTCTGAACCCAATTTTATCTTAGATCCCTAGCTCCAAAATTAGTGAACTACGGATTTATTAGATTTAATGTTCACTTTTCTCCAATTTAACTTCTTGAACACTACTCTGCAGGTCATAAGGATTCTGTTTCTAGTTTAGCATTTAGTACTGATGGACAATTGCTTGCATCCGGAAGCTTGGATGGAATTATTCAAATTTGGGATATCACATCACAAAATCTGAAATGCACTCTTGAAGGTCCTGGGGGGGGCATTGAGGTAAAACTTTTAAGCTGTATTTTTACTGCCATTCTACTGTAATTTATCAAGGATTTAATTTGGATTATGTGACTTCTCAGTGGGTCAGGTGGCATCCTAGGGGGCATCTGGTCCTGGCTGGTACAGAGGACTCTATTGTTTGGATGTGGAATGCTGACAAAGGTTCCTATCTTAATTCGTTTTCAGGCCATGGTGGTAGCGTGAGTTGTGGTGATTTTACCCCCGATGGTAACTTTCTTCATCTTGGTGCttctgtctgtctctctctcatcctccctctctttttttgtaaACTGTTGTTATTAtgcatttcatttatttaaacTGATTTGAAaagtattttgttgtttttttaataccaCTATTGATTTAATTTTCTCATGTCTTTTGCTGGTTTCTTAAGGTAAAACAATATGCACTGGTTCTGCTGATGCAACTTTGAGAATATGGAATCCAAAAAGTGGCGAAAACATTCATGTGGTACAAGGTATCTGTTCAAATTGTCATATAAATTTCCTATGTTCATCTTCCAAGTTAGTTGAAGTTTTGGAGCAAAAAGCAATATAGAAAAGGTAGTATAACCTTAAATCCAAATCATTGTATGATTTATATCGCCGATTATTTGGGGCTAGTAGTATTGTTTAACTTTTTAAAACCATTAGGATGGTGTGAAGATGCTTGATCTCTTTGCTTATTTCACCTTTGACCCATTGATGGTGTAACATAACCTTCATTAAGAAGCTTACAGTACGAAAACCGTATATATGACAGCAGAGAAGAAATAGACATTAGGTTCCACAATAGTCGGACACTGAAATTTTGGCGTATATACCCAATAGATCGactgaaatttcatttttgattAGGTGTCGATACTGATACATGGGTGGAAGGATTCCACCCTTTTGCTGAATTTGATTATTtatgatgatgatttttttttttcataaaaaaaattctatgtTTTCATCTTCTAGTTGTATCAGTTGATTATGATAATTTATCAAAAGTACGTTCTCCTATCATGGTGCTAGCACCTCTTTGTACCGTTCTTATCTTAGTCAAAGTTGGTCTATTAACAGGAAGTGAAAGACTGAACTGTTGTCTCTGAAATCGAGCAGTTCTGTCTATTTTCAAAAGAAACTTGAAACAGATTATggtaatttctttttggtcttTGCTTTGCAATTTTGACTCGTTTTGTCTTCTAGGTCACCTGTACCATACTGCAGGATTGACATGTTTGGCAATAAGCTCTGATTCAACTCTAGCTGTTACTGGTTGTGAAGATGGTTCTATCCATGTTGTCAACATAGTAACTGGAAAGGTATGATGTGCTTTTGTTACATTCAATACAACGGGAAGGGTATCATTGGTTAGTTGTTTAGTTCCCTGGTTGGTTTCACATCTAAAATTATCAGGCTTGTAGTATAATTGTTTTTTCCTATTATCAGGTTGTTAGTTCCCTGCCTTCACATTCAGATTCTGTCGAATGTATCGAGCTTGCCCCAAGGTACtttcaagtctctctctctctctctctctctctctcatgaaCTGTTGTTGTCATGCATTTCGTTTATTTAAACTCGAAAGCCTGTCAGGCTCCTTTGATCATGACCCCATTCTAGACAacctttttcatttaaataatgatcattttttgtttgtgaaatCAATGTGCCTAATTATAACCAAAAAGGAACCTGGTGTCCCTAATCCCTTTGACCATGACTGTTTATCGCCACATGTGATTAATTTGAGTGATTCTTCCTATAACTGCCAGGTTTAGACATCATTTTATGCATGTTTATTCATTAATCACTTATTAATAGGGGATGGGATGAGATAAAATTATGAGATAATGCAAGAATTCTGCAATTTGGAGTGGTAAAAAGTTATTCCTTGTTGCCTGTCTCACCGTCATTGTTTTGTCTTCCTCCTAAAGAAGCATGCGCAAGGAAACTCCATCTTGGTATCTTTGCAATCAATCCGGCTTTATTTCATGTAGTATACTTCCACTTTACTCATTTGTTAAATTGTGTATGGCAGCTTCCCGTGGGCTGCAATAGGAAGTATGGATAACAAGCTAATCATCTGGGATTTGCAGCATTCGTTGGCCCGCTCCACATGTGATCATGAGGTCTGTTGGAGTTTCTTCTTGTATATAATAAATCCTTGTTTTTGCAATATTTTAACTAGTTACCAGCCTGTTTGCTTCTAGCCAGTGTTAGTGTTGGCTGATCATACTTGAGGATTTTAAATCTCTGCAACTGTCTAATGGAACAAATCAATCTTGTGCCCAGGATGGAGTGACATGCTTGACATGGCTTGGTGGATCGAGGTACCTAGCAACGGGTTGCGGGGATGGGAAGGTTCGACTGTGGGATAGTCTCTCGGGTGATTGTGTAAGAACCTTCAATGGGCACAGTGAATCTATTCagtctctctctgtttctgccaaccaagagtttcTTGTTTCAGTATCTACTGATGGAACTGCCCGAGTTTTTGAGATTGCAGAATATAAGTAAGCAAAGATAGCCTacttcatatatttgtaacaaATATGGTCCTAGAGTTATGTAGTACTTGTGTTCAAAGAATCTGAGATGAATTCCAATACGTAAGCTTTCctgataaaattttcaacattACTGTTCTCTGTTTGTTAACACTTTGTTCCGTGGAAGTTCACATCTTAccccaaaatgaaaataatttcaaaaaagaaaaatacccaGCAACTCCAACCAGCTCCCTACCTCGACAACTCCACCCTTGGTAGCAGGTGGCCTCTCACCTGATTGCTGGCAGTCGGTGAGTCTCTTGCTTGATTGCTTGGAGGTACTAGTACTTGGCGCAGGAAGAGAACATTTTCCCCACCGAAACAAGCATCTCCTGGTTTTGCATTCTATAAATTGTTACAAGTTGTTTTGCATGtaactctaaaccctaaaccctaaacttgGTTATGAAAAATGTCGAAACCCTAAGTCCAGCCTGGTTAAGCTTTAAGCtgccataaccaaatttgaatcACCACTGGGGTTTTTCACACGACCAAGAGAAGTTCTTGTCGACTTTCACCTTCCACTCCAAAAAGAGTAAATATTCTATTCGAATGCTTAAAATTGTTTCTATGATACTTAAACATAATCATAATCGGTAATTGGTAAATGAATTACATAATCTAAGCCGGGCTTTATGATCGAAATTGCGATTGCGATCTTTATGCTTTGCTTGCTTTACCTCGTCGCAGGATTTatgatttcaaatttcaatggTAACTTGTCCAATGTTGCAGAAAGGCTactaacaaaacaattttttttaaaaaaaaaaattttaatggtagaacttattttaaaaagaatgcTGTGGAAGCAAATTATCTCACCCTAAGTCAAATAATTaagccaatcaatttggggattatttgacttAATTGGAAattacctaacctaattgggagttacttgAATTAATTGGGAGGTTACCTAATTCAAGTTGGATGTATTTGATCATTgccttaattagggatttggttaaatccctaatccctaaatacaccaacctcaccaactatACAAACCTCGCTAACtacaccaaccccaccaaccccaccaacctcGCCGAGGCCCCCTATAAATACTTGGCTACGCACAAGGATTGAGGTACGTCTGAATTCCTACTCAAACTCTACATAAGTTATCCCTCACAAACCATTCTCTGCCATTTTCTTTCTATCTCACACACAAGGCTctggccaccacacacggcttcGGCCACCCGATTTTCCTTGAAACACCcaacctaacttaggcatcggagggcctttggccaacacctcccgggtgtggtccttttactccgatctgttttgcaaGGAGAAAAAGAACCAGAGAAGACGGAGGAATCTTAGGCGAATATTCTAATGTGATGAAAattgctcccacaaattggtgctttcattgagaatGCGAGATAATACTCAAAGCATGCTCCAAATCCATATTTCACACCTATTtttcaaacaaccatggttgataCAAGACATACGAAGAGTAATACCACCACGGCGGGCTAGACTCATGGTTTCGTGGTGGAAACCTCAATGCAACCGCACAGAATCGTGGCTACCAACACCTTGCAGCAGTCTCCTAGTGCTTTGCACCCACCTTCAGCTGCTGGAATTGTAGAACAGCCGCCGCAGACAGCTGCTGTAATTGCAGAACAGCCGCTACGAGCCCGTGATCTCTACAGCCTTGCAGTCGC
Proteins encoded:
- the LOC117636496 gene encoding angio-associated migratory cell protein, whose product is MTNPVQDFHEEEEDDQGEVYLDEADIIGEVDVDDEDLPDADDEIIDEPDDSMHIFTGHTGELYTVVCSPTDPTLVATGGGDDRGFLWKIGQGDWAFELQGHKDSVSSLAFSTDGQLLASGSLDGIIQIWDITSQNLKCTLEGPGGGIEWVRWHPRGHLVLAGTEDSIVWMWNADKGSYLNSFSGHGGSVSCGDFTPDGKTICTGSADATLRIWNPKSGENIHVVQGHLYHTAGLTCLAISSDSTLAVTGCEDGSIHVVNIVTGKVVSSLPSHSDSVECIELAPSFPWAAIGSMDNKLIIWDLQHSLARSTCDHEDGVTCLTWLGGSRYLATGCGDGKVRLWDSLSGDCVRTFNGHSESIQSLSVSANQEFLVSVSTDGTARVFEIAEYK